The region CGGCGCACGGCCCGCTGGTGGTCCAGCTTGGCGAAGCCGAGATCTTCGGTCGAGAGTCCGGCGAGGCGGCGGGCCGCCTCGTCCACGTCCACCCCGCCCCGCTTCACGGCGGCGAGCAGGCGGCGCAGCTGCACGGCGTCCAACGGTCGATTCCTCCGGGAACCTGCAAAGTGTAGCGTTGACCGCTCCTTTGGGGTGGTGTACTTAGTGAGCCGCGCCGCCGCGGCGGCGCGTCGAAGCCGGCGCGGGACGGACAGTTCCGCCGCGCGCGACGGCGACGGAGCGCGGAGGGGTCAGGGCATGAACAAGTCCGAGTTGATCGACAAGATCGCGCAGGACGCCGACATCACCAAGGCGGCGGCTGCGAAGGCGGTGGAAGCGTTCGTCGAAGGGGTCGCCCAGTCGCTCAAGCGCGGCGAGCGGACCGCCCTCGTCGGGTTCGGCACGTTCGCGGTCAGCGAGCGGGCCGGCCGTTCCGGCCGCAACCCGCAGACCGGCCAGACGATCGAGATCCCGGCCAAGAAGGTCGTCCGCTTCAAGAGCGGCAAGGAACTCGACGACCTGCTCAACGGCTGATCGTCAGCCGACGATCGCCAGTTTCTCCCCGCTCTCGACGGCCTGGCCGGCGGCGACGAGGATCTCGCGCACCGGCCCGGCCTTCGGGGCGAGGATGTCGTTCTCCATCTTCATCGCCTCGAGCACCAAGAGCGGCTGTCCCTCGCGCACCTCGTCGCCGGGAGCGACGAGCAGCTTCACGACCCGCCCGGCCATCACGGCGAGGGCGGGGACCGGCCCTTCGGGGACGGCGCGCGCGCCGGCGGTCGCGGCCAGCGGGTTCAAGATCCGCAGGCGGCGCGCGAAGCCGCCCCGCCGCACGACGTAGCCGTCGCGTCCCTCGTCGTGCACCGAGACGTCGTACGAGCGGCCGTCGACGAGCAGCGAGTAGGTGTCCGGCTCGACGACCGCCGCGTCCACTTCGGTTTCCACGCCGTCGATCGCGACGACGTATCCGCGCGGCGCGGGGCGGACCTCGACCGCGCGCTCCTCGTCCCCCAAGTACGCCCTGAGCTTCATCGCCGGCCTCCCATCGCGCGGGCGCGGCCGACGCGCACCCAGGCCGAGCGCTCGGGGCGGTCGGCGGACGGATCGAGACGCCGCGCCGCCTCTCCCTGCCCGCGGTAGGCGTGGATCGCCGCCGCGAGGAGCGCGATCCGGTCGAGCAGCGGGTCGCCGCCGCGGAACAGCTCGTCGCCGTGCTCGTCGATGAACCCGGTGTGCAGTTCCCCGGCGACGAACGCGGGGTGTTCGACGAGCCGCCTGAGGAACGGGATGTTCGTCGTCAGGCCGTCGAGCCGGTACTCGTCGAGCGCGCGCCTAAGGCGGCGGATCGCCTCGTCGCGCGTCGCCCCGTGGGCGACGAGCTTGGCGACGAGCGGGTCGTAGTGGACCGGCACCTCGTAGTTGCGGGCGACGGCGTGGTCGTTGCGGATCCCCGGGCCGGCCGGCATCCGCACGGCGCCGATCACGCCGGGGCAGGGCACGAAGTTCCGCTCCGGATCCTCGGCGCAGATCCGGACCTCGATCGCGTGCCCCGTCGGGACCAGCTCCTCCTGCGTCCAGCGCAGCTTCTCGCCGAAGGCGACGCGGATCTGCGCCTTGACGAGGTCGTGGTCGTAGACCTCCTCCGTGACCGGGTGCTCGACCTGCAGCCGCGCGTTGACCTCCATGAAGTAGAACCGGCCGTCCTCGCCGCGCAGGAACTCGACGGTCCCGGCGCCGACGTAGCCCGCGGCCCGGCCGGCGCGCACTCCCCAGTCGGCGAGGCGGCGGCGCGTCGCCCAATCGACGACCGGCGACGGCGTCTCCTCGAGGACCTTCTGGTGGCGGCGCTGCAGCGAGCACTCCCGCTCGCCGAGGGCCACGCCGTTGCCGTGCTGGTCGAAGAGGATCTGCACCTCGATGTGCCGCGGCCGCTCGAGGAACTTCTCGATGAAGATCGTGTCGTCGCCGAAGCCGGCCCGCGCTTCGGAGCGGGCCGCGTCGAGGGCCCGCGGCAGCTCCTCCGGTCCGCGGACGAGGCGCATCCCCTTGCCGCCGCCGCCGGCCGCGGCCTTGACGATCACCGGGTAGCCGATCGTCGCCGCGATCGGCGCCGCCTCGTCCGCGTCGCCGCGGAAGGCGTCGGTGCCGGGGAGCATCGGCACGCCGGCGGCGCGCAGCGCGGCGCGCGCGGACACCTTGTCGCCGAGCAGGCGCATCGCCGAGGCGGGCGGGCCGACGAAGACGAACCCGCGCCGCCCGCATTCCGCCGCGAACTCGGCGTTCTCGGAGAGGAAGCCGTAGCCGGGGTGGATCGCCTCCGCGCCGGTCGCGCGCGCGGCCTCGAAGATCCGCTCAGCGTCGAGGTACGACTCGCGCGCCGGCGGCGGACCGATCCGCACGGCCTCGTCGGCGAGCCGCACGTGCAGCGCGGCGCGGTCGGCGTCGGAGTAGACGGCGACCGTGCGGACGTCGAGGTCCCAGCAGGCGCGCATCACGCGGACGGCGATCTCCCCGCGGTTCGCGATCAGGATCTTCTTGAACAACGCGCCGTCCTCCGGCCGCGGCGCGGCGCCGCGTTCTTCGTCACAACGGGATGTTGCCGTGCTTCTTCGGCGGCAGTCCGTCCACCTTGGCGTCGAGCAGCCGCAGCCCCTGGATCAGCCGGCGGCGCGTCTCGCGCGGCTCGATCACCGCGTCCACGTAGCCGCGCTCCGCGGCGACGTAGGGACCGGCGAAGGCGCCGCGGTACTCCTCGACCTTGGCCCGCTTGAGCGCCGCGCGGTCGGCCGCCTCGGCCAGCTCGCGCCGCAGCAGGATCTCGACCGCCCCCTCGGCGCCCATCACCGCGATCTCCGCCGACGGCCAGGCGAGGTTGAGGTCGGCGCGGATCTGCTTGCTGGCCATCACGCAGTAGGCCCCGCCGTACGCCTTGCGCGTGATCACGGTCAGCTTGGGGACCGTCGCCTCGGCGAAGGCGTAGAGGAGCTTGGCGCCGTGGACGATGATCCCGCCGTGCTCCTGCCGGACGCCGGGCAGGAAGCCGGGGACGTCCTCGAAGACGACGAGCGGGATGTTGAAGCAGTCACAGAAGCGGACGAAGCGCGCCCCTTTGCGCGAGGAGTCGATGTCGAGCGCGCCCGCGAGGTGCAGCGGCTGGTTGGCGACGACCCCCACCGGCCGCCCGTCGAGCCGGGCGAAGCCGACGACGAGGTTCGCGGCGAACGCCTCCTGGACCTCGAAGAACTCGCCGTCGTCCACGACCCGCACGATCGCCTGCCTGATGTCGTAGGGCTTCTGCGGGTCGTCGGGGACGAGCCGGTCGAGCGCCTCGTCGGCCCGGTCGAACGGGTCGGCGGTCGGGCGGCGCGGCGGGTCCTCGTGGTTGTTCGGCGGCAGGTACGAGAGGAGCCGCCGCACGAGCGCGACGGCGTGCGCGTCGTCGTCGGCGACGAAGTGGGCCACGCCGGTGCGCGAGGCGTGCGGGACCGGCCCGCCGAGCTCCTCCTTCGTCACCTCCTCGTGGGTCACGCCGCGGATCACGTCCGGCCCGGTGATGAACATGTAGGAGGTGTCCCGGACCATCAGCGTGAAGTCGGTGATCGCGGGGGAGTAGACCGCGCCGCCGGCGCAGGGGCCCATGATCGCGGAGATCTGCGGCACGACGCCGGAGGCCATCGTGTTCCGCCAGAAGATCTCGGCGTAGCCGGCGAGGCTCGCCGCTCCCTCCTGGATGCGCGCCCCGCCCGAGTCGTTGAGGCCGATCACGGGGCAGCCGACCTTGAGGGCGAGGTCCATGACCTTGCAGATCTTGGCGGCGTAGGTCTCGGAGAGGGCGCCGCCGAAGACGGTGAAGTCCTGGGCGAAGAGGGCGGCGGGACGGCCGTCGATCCGCGCGAAGCCGGTCACGACCCCGTCCCCGGGGATCCGCTGCCGCTCCATGCCGAAGTCGCGGCAGCGGTGGACGACGAGGGCGTCGGTCTCCTCGAAGCTGCCGGTGTCGGCGAGGAGCTCGATCCGCTCGCGGGCGGTCAGCTTGCCCGACGCGTGCTGCCTGGCGACGCGCTCCGCGCCGCCTCCTTGCCGGGCGGCGCGCAGCCGCTCCCTGAGATCTTCGATGCGGGTCACGGGGCCCTCCCTCGCGGCGTTTCATTCGCATACCGCGAAACGCGCCGCGCGGAGGGGCCGAAGTTGCCGGCGATGCGGACCGGCCGCCGCGTCAGAACCAGAGGAAGAACCCGTCGGAGAAGTAGACGAGCCCGACGGCGCCGACCGCCAGCCCGATCCACCAGAGCGGGCGCTTCTTGAGCAGGGCGGCCATCGCCGAGAGCATGATCGCGAGCTGCAGGAACATCACCGCCTGCCCGAGCGCCCCGGCATGACGCTTGTTCAGCTCGGAGTCCTTGTCGAGCGCCTCGGCGTCGGCCTTGATCTCCGTCATCTCCCGGTTGTAGCGCGCGATTTCCGGTTCGAGGGACGCGATTCTCTTGGCTGCGGCGCTGTTTTCCGCGCAGGGCCCGGCGGCGCAGGTCGCGGCGAGGAGGCTCCGCTCCGCCTCGGAGACGTGGAGCTTGATGCTCTTGGCCTCGTAGTACGACCACTTGTTGACCTGCTTCGTCGTCGCCAGCTGGACGCGCGTGGAGTAGGCGCCTCCCTTGAGCGCCCCGATCCCGGCGGCGACCGCAAGAATCGTCGTGCTCACCGCCACCCACTGCATCCAACGTTCCTTCGGCGTTTCGGACATCCGCGGACTCCTCTCGCTCCGTTTTCGGCCGGGCATTAGAGAAGACGGCCGGGTTTTCGTCAAGAGAGCGGGGTGTAAGCGAAGCGGCGGCGAGCGGTACTGCTTCGCCGTAACGGAAATTTGCGGTTGTCCCCCCCCCTCCTTCGGTGGATATGACAAGCCGCAGAGGATGGCTGCGCGGGCGGAAGTCCGGCGGCGGCAACGAAACCAGTGGATGGATGCGGCCCCCTTCAGGGACGCGAAACGGGAGAGGGGGAGAGGTGAGTCTTTCGCTCGACATGTCGAGCGTGCTGATCGTCGGAGACGGAAAGTCCGCGGCGCTTTGCTCCCACGCCCTGATCAACGAAGGGCGGGGGAAGTTCCGTTTGGCGGGGGTGGTGACCCCCGCCGAGGTGACTGAGTTCTTCTCGGACGAAGGGCGCGGGCGGCGCGGGGCGCCGCACCGCGTGGTCGTGGCGATGGACGACCGGCGCGGGCAGCTCCCGCTGGCCGAGCTGGTGAGCCTTCGCTTCTCGGGCGTCCAGATCCAGGACGTCCCCTCGTTCCTCGAGGACCTGAGCCACAAGGTCCCGGTCTCCGCGACCCGCCCCAGCGACCTCGTCTTCACCGACGGCTTCCGCTTCGACCGCGGCCGGTTCATCGCCAAGGCCGCGGGGGAGTGGATCCTCGCCGTCCTGATGCTGCCGATCGGCCTGCCGCTGATCGCCCTCGCCGGGCTCGCGATCCTGCTCGAGAGCGGGCGCCCGGTCTTCTTCCGGCAGCGGCGCGTCGGCAAGGGGGGGAAGGTCTTCGAGCTCTTCAAGCTCCGCACGATGCGCCAGGACGCCGAGGCGCAGGGGCCGCGCTTCGCCGGGCGCAGCGACTCTCGGATCACGAAGGTTGGTCGGGTCCTGCGCAAGACGCGGCTCGACGAACTGCCCCAGCTCTTCAACGTCCTGCGCGGCGAAATGGCGCTGATCGGCCCGCGCCCGGAGCGGCCGGAATTCGTCGTCCGCTACGAGGAGCTGATCCCCTACTTCGCCTACCGCCACTCCGTCCGGCCGGGGGTCACCGGTTGGGCGCAGATCTGCTACGGCTACACGGACGACGACAAAGGCTCGCTCGAGAAGCTCTCGTACGACCTGTTCTACATCAAGCGGCACTCGCTCTGGTTCGACGTCAAGATCGCCTTGGGCACGATCACGACGGTCTTCGGCTTTAGAGGCCGCTGAGGGACGGCGATGAGCGCGCGGTCCGAGGAGCGGGCGGGCGGCGCGGCCGCGATCGGCGGGGCGGACGTCCCTCGGGCGCTCGGGGCGTCGGCCGCGGCGCCGGCGCCCGCCGTCTTCACCGTGGACGTCGAGGACTACTACCAGGTCGCCGCCTTCCGCGGCCTCGTCCGACGCCGCGACTGGGACTGGTATCCCTCGCGGGTCGAAGGGAACGTCGCCCGGCTGCTCGATCTGTGCGACGAGCACGGCATCGTCGGCATGTGGTTCATCCTCGGCTGGGAGGCGGAACGGCGGCCGGAGATGGTCCGGCGGATCGCCGCCCGCGGCCACGAGCTCGGCTGCCACTCCTACTGGCACCGCGAGATCTACAACCTCGCCCCGGAGGAGTTCCGCGAGGACACGCGCCGGGCGAAGGCGGCGATCGAGGACGCCGCGGGACGCGCCGTGGTCGGCTACCGCGCCCCGTCGTTCTCGATCACGAAGCGCTCGCTCTGGGCGCTCGACATCCTCGTCGAGTGCGGCTTCACCTTCGACTCCAGCATCTTCCCCGTGCGCCATCCGAACTACGGCATTCCCGACGCCCCGCACTATCCGCACCGGCTGCGGACCGCGTCGGGCAGCATCTGGGAACTCCCCCCGGCCACGGCGCCGCTCTGGGGCCGGAGGGTCGCGGTCGCCGGCGGCGGCTATCTGCGGCAGTTCCCGTTCTCCTTCGTCCGGGCCGGCCTCGATCGTCTGACGCGCGGCGAGCGCCACCCCGCCGTGCTCTACGTCCACCCCTGGGAGATCGACCCGGGGCAGCCGCGGCTGGCCGCCGGATGGCTGACCCGTCAGCGCCACTACCGGAGCCTGGGCCGCATGAGCGGCCGGCTGACGACGCTCCTCGGCGCGCTGCAGTTCTGCAGCGCCTCCGCTCTGGTCCGCGAGTGCCGCAAGACGTCGGGAGCGGCCGCGAAGCCGGCCGAGGCGACGCTCCGGCCGGAGCCCGCCCGCGGCGCCGACGGCGCGCAGGGCGTCGCGGGATCGATCGAGTGAACGGGCGCGAGGCCGCCCCCGAGTCGGCGGCCGCCGGCCGCCCGCGCTGCGCGTCGCCGTCCCGGGCCGACTGACGGTGCGCGCGTGACGGCCGGGCGGGACCGAAGGACGGTGCGCGCGTGACGACGCGGCGGGACCGAATGACGGTGCGCGCGTGACGACGCCGCGCGACCGCGCTTCGAAGATCCTCCGCGGCTGGCAGGCGGCGGCGTTCGCCCTCGCCGGGACGGCGCGGCGGCGCATCGCCGCCCGGCGCGGCAAGGTCTGCGTGCTGATGTACCACCGCGTGCTCGCCGACGACGCCTCCGCCGACGGGATCGAGCCGGGGATGTACGTGCGGGCCGCGACGTTCGCCGCGCATCTGCGGTGGCTCGGCGACCACTTCCGGTTCGTCTCCCTGCGCGACGTGCAGGCGCCTCCGGACGACGCGGACGACGCGCCGCGCGTCGCCTTGACGTTCGACGACGGATGGCGGGACAACCTGACGCACGCCTGGCCGCTCCTCGCCGCCGCGGGGGCGCCGGCGACGATCTTCCTCGCGACCGACTGGATCGCCGGCGGCGACGGCTCGTTTCTCGCGCCGGACGACGTGCGGCGCATGGCGGCCGCGGGAATCGACTTCGGCGCGCACACCGGCGGCCACCCGCGCCTGACCGGGTTGGGCGACGAGGCGGTCCGCGACGAGCTGATCCGCTCGAAGCGGGCGGTCGAGGAGTGGACGCGGCGGCCCTGTTCCCTCTTCGCCTATCCGTACGGAGACTGCGACGACCGCGTGGCCCGTCTCGCGGGCGAGCAGTTCGAGCTCTGCGCGGCGATCGCCAATCGTTGGTGGACGCCCGGCGGCGACCGGACGAGGGTCAGCCGCGTCGGCGTCCACGAGGACATGAGTTCGACGCCGCGGCGTCTCGCCGCGCTGCTCGCCCTCCGCGCCTGATCCTCGCGGCCCGCGCCGCAAGGCGCCGGGGGCAGAAATGCGCCCGCCCGGCGAGGAGCGACCTCGCCGGGCGGGCGGTCGAAGCGGACGGAATCAGTTGCCCGGGGTGTAGGCCTCGAATTCGGCAAGGCCGACGTTCTCCGTCGTGGAACTGACGGCCGTGACCGTCAATTCGACCCACGTCGCCGACCGCGCCGCGAAGTCGAAGGTCGTGGCCGTTCCGTTGTTGGCGAGCGGACCGACCGCGACCGTCGTGCCGTCGCTGAACCGCAGCGTGCCGGCGAGCATCTGGTCGCTCGAGTTCGGGCGGTCGTAGAGCACGACGCGGTTGATCGTCTGCGCCGCGCTCCAAGTGAGGCGGATCCACGCGCCGACGCCTTGGCCGTTCGTCGCCCACTCCCTTCGGTAGTCGGTCGGATAGCCCGTCGCCGAACCGTCGATCGCCTTCGCCGCCGTCTGCTGCGACCACGTGGACTCCGAGGAGGCGGTCGCCGTCGCCTGCGGCGCGACGTTGGTCCGCGCCGCCGGCGGCGCCGACGCGCGGACCGTGACGGTGGTCGAGGCGGCGGCGCCGTTCACCTTGCCGTCGTTGACGACGAGCGAGAAGACAAGCGTCGCGTCGGCGGTCAGGCCGCTCGGCGCCGTGAACGCCGGCGTCGCCGACGTCGCGCTCGACAGCGTCACCGTCGGGCCGGAGGTCTGCGTCCACGCGTAGGAGACGACGTCGCCGTCCGGGTCGTAGCTCTCCGTCCCGTCTAGGATGACGTTGGCGCCCTCGGCGACCGTCTGCGCCGCGCCGGCGTTCGCCACCGGCGCGCGGTTCACCGCCGTGCCCGTGTTCTCCCAGACCTCCATTTCCGCGAGGCCGACGTTGCCGGTGTTCGCGGAGACCTGCGTGACGGTCAGGCGCACCGACGTCGCCGACCGCGCGGGGAAGTCGTACGTCGTCGCGGCGCCCGCGTTGTCCAGCGGACCGACGACGAGCGTCGTGCCGTCGCTGAACAGCAGCGTGCCGGCGAGAATCTGGTCGTTGGCGTTCGGGCGGTCGTAGAGCACGATCCGGTCGATCGTCCGCGCCGTCGTCCAGGTCAGCTGGATCCAGGCGCCGACCCCTTGGCCGTTCGTCGCCCACTCCCGCGTGTAGTCGCCGGGGTAGCCGGCGACGACGCCGTCCACCGCCTTGGCCGCCGTTTGCTGGGACCACGTGGATTCGGAGGAGGCGGTGACCGTCGCCTGCGACGCGATGTTCGCCCGCGTCGCCGGCGGCGCCGCGTAGTGCACCGTCACCGTCGTCGTGGAAGCCGGGCTGCTCAGTTGGCCGTCGTTGACGACCAGCGCGAAGACCAGCGTCGCGTCGGCCGACAGGCCGCTCGGCGCGGTGAAGGTCGGCCTCGCGGTGGTCGCGCCGGACAGCGTCACCGACGGCCCGGAAGTCTGCGTCCAGGCGTAGGCGACGGCGTTTCCGTCGGGGTCGTAGCTCGCGCTTCCGTCGAGCGCGACCGCCGCCCCTTCGGCGACGGTCTGCGACGCCCCCGCCGACGCGATCGGCGCGTGGTTCGTCGTCGAGCCCGGCTCGGCCCACGCCTCCATTTCCGCGAGGCCGACGTTTCCGGTGCGCGAACTCACCTGCGTCACCGTCAGCCGCACCCACGTCACGGCGCGCGCGGCGAAGTCGTACGCCGTCGCCGCCCCCGCGTTGTCCAGCGGGCCGACCGCGATCGTCGTGCCGTCGCTGAAGAGCAGCGTGCCGGCGAGAATCTGGTCGTTGGCGTTCGGGCGGTCGTAGAGGACGATGCGGTCGAGCGTCTGCGCGGCGGCCCACGTGAGCTGGATCCAGGCGCCGACCCCTTGGCCGTTCGTCGCCCACTCCCGCGTGTAGTCGCCGGGGTAGCCGCCCACGACGCCGTCCACCGCCTTGGCCGCCGTCTGCTGTGACCATGTGGATTCGGAGGAGGCCGTGACCGTCGCCTGCGCGGCGACGTTGGTCCGCGTCGGCGGAGGCGCCGAGGAGCGGACCGTCACCGTCGTCGTGGAGGCCGGACTGCTCAGTTGGCCGTCGTTCACGACCAGCGAGAAGACCAGCGTCGCGTCGGCGGACAGACCGGTCGGCGCCGTGAACGAAGGCGTCGCGGACGTCGGATCGGACAGCGCGACGGAGGGGCCGGACGTCTGCGTCCAAGCGTAGGCCAAGGCGCCGCCGTCGGGGTCGTAGCTCGCCGTGCCGTCGAGCGCGACCGTCGCTCCTTCGGCCACGGCCTGCGGCGCCCCGGCCGCCGCGACCGGCGCGTGGTTGGCGGGCGTCCCCAGCGGCTCCCAGACTTCGAATTCCGCGAGCCCGACGTTGCCGGTCCGCGCGCTGACCTGCGTGACCGTCAACCGCACCCACGTCACGGTGCGCGCCGGGAAGTCGTACGCCGTCGCCGCCCCCGCGTTGTCCAGCGGGCCGACGGCCTGCGTCGTCCCGTCGCTGAAGAGAAGCGTCCCGGCGAGGATCTGGTCGTCCGAGTTCGGGCGATCGTAGAGGACGATCCGGTCGATCGTCCGCGCCGAGGCCCAAGAGAGCTGGATCCAGGCGCCGGCCTTCTCCTCCACGGTGGACCACTCCCGCGAAGAATCGCCGGGATATCCGTCCACGACGCCGTCGACCGCCTTCGCGGCGCCTTGCCCTTCGGCCGTCGCTTCGCTGGACGCGGTGACCGTCGCCGTCCCGGCGATGTTCGTCCGCGTCGCCGGCGGCGCCGTCGCCGCGACCCGCACGATCGTCCCGTCCGGGATCGACGTGAAGAGGCCGTCCGCGACGGTCAGCTCGAAGCCGAGCGTCGCGTCGGCGGAGAGCCCGGTGGGCGCCACGAACGTCGGCGTCGCGGACGTCGGATCGTCGAGCGCGACCGCCGGCCCGGAGACCTGCCGCCACGAGTAGGCCGGCGTGCGGCCGGCGTCGACGAAGCTCGCCGAGCCGTCGAGCCGCACGAGCGCGCCTTCCGCCGCCGACTGGTCGGCGCCGGCGTCAGGCCGCGGCGGGACGGCCGTCCCCTGCGCCGCTTCGGCCCAGAAGAACTCGTCCTTGTGCAGGAACTGGCCGAGGAAGCCCCGCATCCCGTCCTGGGAGGCGTGGGTGTCGATGGCGAGGTACTTCGGGTTGTCGGCGAACAGCGTCGACTGCATCGCCGGCGGAACGTCCAAGCTCTCTCGCTCCGACCAGACGAGGTTCGTCTGGTCGAGCCCCGGAGGAACCGTGAAGAACGTCGTCGGATCCGGCGCCGCGGGCCACGTCGCGCCGCCGGGCGGATGGACCAGCGTCGAGTGGATCGTCGGGTTGTAGGCGGGGTGCGCGGCGGAGACGACGTTCAGCGCGTCCCGCAGCAGGAGATAGGCGGTGGAGTGGTCGCCGTGGGAGTCCCAGACCGAGGTGACGAAGATGTGGTCCGGCAAGTAGCCGCCGATGATCTCGGCGAGATCGGCGACGATCGCCGGCCGGTTGTACGGCGCGGGCGAGCCGTGCGCGTAGGTGTGGTAGTCGGTCCGCCCGAGCCCGCGCGCCGCGTAGGTCGTCGTGCGCCCGTTGACGCCGGTGAAGAGGTCGCTCGAAGAGGTCGCGGAGTCGTAGAGTTCGCGCAGGCCGGCGTCGGGATAGCCGAGGAAGAGCAGGTTGTCTTCCGTCTGGCCGAGATAGCCGACCATCGCGTCCACGGCTTCGTTCTCGCGCTGAAGCCCGGAATCCACGCCCAGATAGTCGCCGTTGGTGAGGAAGACGACGCGGACCGATTCGCCGCGCGCCGCGGCCCGCGCGACGATTCCGGAACAGGAGGCGACGTCGTCGTCCGGATGCGGCGCGACGACGAGGATCGACGCGGCCGCGGGAGCGATCGCGGCGAGGCCGCCCGTCAAGATCGACGCGAGAATGCGCGTCCAGCGGCCGCGCCCCCGTGGCATGCGGCGCCCTCGTTCGCTGTTCATTGTTTTTCCTCCCGCGGGCGCCGGGGCGGCGCACGTCGGACGTTTCGTCTTCTGCCTGGCAGGACGCGCCGAAACCGCGGCCGCCTCGCCGTCTGATCTCGACGCCGGAAACACCGCGCTTGACACGTGAATACGGTCAAGCCCGCCGGAGTCAAGGAAACTACGCGGATCGGCCCCCCGCGGCGCGAATACGGACGAGTTCGGCCCGTTCGGCGAGGGGCGGGCCGCTCCTCGCGCGGCGCAAATTTCGTCTGCGCGGCGGCGGTCGGCCTTCCATATTCCTGTCCAGCGTCGTCGCGATCCGGAAGCTGTCTTTCCGGGCCGCCGACGACGGCAAGCCGCCGGCGAAGGCGCGGCGGATCGGCGAATCGTCGAGCGGGCTTTGGATCCGCGACGCGCGCCGGTCCGCGGCGGCGGCGGCGGTGATATCGTCGCGCGGAGGAAGTGGCCGCTCGCGGACGGATGGGGCGCGGGAATTGACGAGAGGGGAAGGATCCGGAATGAAGTGGTTCGTCGCGCGGCTCGGCCTCGCCGCGCTCGGGCGTCTTCCGCTCGGCGGCCGGCGGCTGCGCGCGCTGCGCCGCCGGATGGAGCTGGCCAAGCTCTACCGCGAGGACCTGGCGCTGTGGCGGGTCGAGAAGGCCCGGGACCTCGGCGTGAAGGTCGGCAAAGGGTGCCGGTTCTTCTCGCTCAACTTCCAGTCGGAGCCTTACCTCATCGAGATCGGCGACGACGTCATCATCTCGGGCGAAGTGATTCTCGTCACCCACGACGGGGCCGTCTTCCTGCTGCGGAAGGAGATCCCGAACATCAACGGCCACTACGGCCGGATCAAGATCGGCGACAACTGCTTCGTCGGGATGGGCGCGATCATCCTCCCCAACGTCGAGCTCGGCGACAACTGCATCGTCGCCGCCGGCGCGGTGGTGTTCGACAGCTTCCCGGCGGGCTCGGTGATCATGGGGAATCCCGCGCGGGTCGTCTTCAACATCGACACCTACCGCAAGCTCAAGGAACACAGCCCCTACACGATCGTCGACGAGCGCTACCCGTTCCCGATGGGCTATCCGCCGGAGATGTTGATCGAGCGCCTCGGCAAGTTGCCGATCCGCCGGCCGAGGAAGGGCGAGGCCTGATGCCCGGGCGGCCCGTCCGGGACGCCGCTCCCGCCGCGCGGGATCCCGTTCCGGTTCTCTTCGTTCATTTCGGCCAGGAGCGGATCCGCGGCAGCGAGCGCTGCCTGCTCGATCTCCTCGCGCATCTCGATCCGCGCCGGTTTCGGCCGTTCGTCTGGTGCAACGCCGCCGCCATGGCG is a window of bacterium DNA encoding:
- a CDS encoding discoidin domain-containing protein — protein: MNSERGRRMPRGRGRWTRILASILTGGLAAIAPAAASILVVAPHPDDDVASCSGIVARAAARGESVRVVFLTNGDYLGVDSGLQRENEAVDAMVGYLGQTEDNLLFLGYPDAGLRELYDSATSSSDLFTGVNGRTTTYAARGLGRTDYHTYAHGSPAPYNRPAIVADLAEIIGGYLPDHIFVTSVWDSHGDHSTAYLLLRDALNVVSAAHPAYNPTIHSTLVHPPGGATWPAAPDPTTFFTVPPGLDQTNLVWSERESLDVPPAMQSTLFADNPKYLAIDTHASQDGMRGFLGQFLHKDEFFWAEAAQGTAVPPRPDAGADQSAAEGALVRLDGSASFVDAGRTPAYSWRQVSGPAVALDDPTSATPTFVAPTGLSADATLGFELTVADGLFTSIPDGTIVRVAATAPPATRTNIAGTATVTASSEATAEGQGAAKAVDGVVDGYPGDSSREWSTVEEKAGAWIQLSWASARTIDRIVLYDRPNSDDQILAGTLLFSDGTTQAVGPLDNAGAATAYDFPARTVTWVRLTVTQVSARTGNVGLAEFEVWEPLGTPANHAPVAAAGAPQAVAEGATVALDGTASYDPDGGALAYAWTQTSGPSVALSDPTSATPSFTAPTGLSADATLVFSLVVNDGQLSSPASTTTVTVRSSAPPPTRTNVAAQATVTASSESTWSQQTAAKAVDGVVGGYPGDYTREWATNGQGVGAWIQLTWAAAQTLDRIVLYDRPNANDQILAGTLLFSDGTTIAVGPLDNAGAATAYDFAARAVTWVRLTVTQVSSRTGNVGLAEMEAWAEPGSTTNHAPIASAGASQTVAEGAAVALDGSASYDPDGNAVAYAWTQTSGPSVTLSGATTARPTFTAPSGLSADATLVFALVVNDGQLSSPASTTTVTVHYAAPPATRANIASQATVTASSESTWSQQTAAKAVDGVVAGYPGDYTREWATNGQGVGAWIQLTWTTARTIDRIVLYDRPNANDQILAGTLLFSDGTTLVVGPLDNAGAATTYDFPARSATSVRLTVTQVSANTGNVGLAEMEVWENTGTAVNRAPVANAGAAQTVAEGANVILDGTESYDPDGDVVSYAWTQTSGPTVTLSSATSATPAFTAPSGLTADATLVFSLVVNDGKVNGAAASTTVTVRASAPPAARTNVAPQATATASSESTWSQQTAAKAIDGSATGYPTDYRREWATNGQGVGAWIRLTWSAAQTINRVVLYDRPNSSDQMLAGTLRFSDGTTVAVGPLANNGTATTFDFAARSATWVELTVTAVSSTTENVGLAEFEAYTPGN
- a CDS encoding acyltransferase, which gives rise to MKWFVARLGLAALGRLPLGGRRLRALRRRMELAKLYREDLALWRVEKARDLGVKVGKGCRFFSLNFQSEPYLIEIGDDVIISGEVILVTHDGAVFLLRKEIPNINGHYGRIKIGDNCFVGMGAIILPNVELGDNCIVAAGAVVFDSFPAGSVIMGNPARVVFNIDTYRKLKEHSPYTIVDERYPFPMGYPPEMLIERLGKLPIRRPRKGEA